One part of the Prescottella sp. R16 genome encodes these proteins:
- a CDS encoding alpha/beta fold hydrolase, producing the protein MPFYFLCSASDVDLLNWHGDDPIDKLKEHHADVRTVRTVSGGGHLLAMENPAEVNKVLLEFLADLDGS; encoded by the coding sequence GTGCCCTTCTACTTCCTGTGCAGTGCGTCGGACGTCGACCTCCTGAACTGGCACGGCGACGACCCGATCGACAAACTGAAGGAGCATCACGCCGACGTTCGTACGGTCCGCACCGTCTCGGGTGGCGGGCATCTGCTCGCGATGGAGAACCCGGCCGAGGTCAACAAGGTTCTGCTCGAGTTCCTCGCCGATCTGGACGGGAGCTGA